The stretch of DNA TCTCTTTGCCGGTCAACCCCGGATTTTTCTTGAAAAGCATTTCTTTCCAGGCCTCTCTCAGCTCTTTTTTCCCAGGACTGGGCGCATAAGTGTACACTTCTCCGGGCTGCAAGGCTCCAAGATACTTGTGAATAGTTTTGAGGTACATGGGCCGGCCGTCCTCTTCCATGGCAATCCCGATGGTAGCATTGATGCGCTTCCCGGCCGCCTCCGCCGATTGGGAAAGGATGCCTAGTTTCGGGAAAAAAAGATCGAGCCCGGCCTTTGAAAAAAGATCGAGCAGAAAGGGGTTCTCCTGCTGCAACGTTTCATTTAATGTCCTGGCTTGTTCGTTCATTATAAAATCTCCTTAGTTCGAAAATAACTTCAGGGATCGGGGTTCAGGGGTCAGGGTTCGGCAAAAAACCGTCGTTTGTTGAAACCCATTGAATCCTAAACCCATTTTCATACTTCGTGGTGATCCAAGGGCATGATGGCTTACGTGCAGTCAGCCATCAAATTTTTGCCATTAAATGGTAAGCTGAAGGCCGGTCGCTGACTGCTGAAAGCTCTATCCGAAAATCTTGGTTCCCGGATGTGTATTGTTTAATTATCTAACCCGTTTTGATAAAAAAATCAACAGGAGATTGGATCTTGCCCTCCCTCTCCTTAGAGAGGTGTTCCTTTTTTTGGCTGGAGCGGGGTTTGAACTTTGTGCCCCAGGCATCTTGCCAAAACCAAATAGAGAGGATCTTCGGAGGAAACTATTTTGCCATTGACTGTCCTTTATGCTGCGGGCTATATTTAAAATAAAAGGGGAAGAGCCTTCCTGCCCGACAAGGGGGATACGGCTGGGCCGCCCCAGTGAAGACCGGTAGTTCAAAATCGTAAAAGCAGGTTCAAGCCTTGGCCCGAAACAGGCCTGACCGATTCAAAGGAATACGCTATGAAGAAGACCTTTTTAATTACCGGTGGATTGTGGACTGCTTTGATTAGCACATCACTTATATGGAATTACCTGAGTGCGGAAAGGGGACAGGAAGCCTATGGTGTAATTTGGGCACTCGGACTCTTAGGGCCATGGATTAGCTGGGATCGAATTAAAGGTCATTTTTCAAAGCGTAAGCAGTCAGAGATGCGATTGCGGGAAAGTAAGCTGTGGCTGTCTCAGACTATCGAGTTTTTGCCCGATGCCACCTTCGCCATCGACGCCCAGGGCAAGGTCACCATCTGGAATCGGGCCATAGAAGATCTGACCGGCATCCCGGCTTCGGAAATGTTGGGGAAGGGCGACTATGCTTATGCCGTACCTTTTTATGGCAAACCCCGACCGGTTATGATCGACCTGGCCCTTACACCGGATCAGGAAATCTCAGGCAGTTATGTGTTCTTCCAGCAGGAGGACCGGCGGCTCGTATCCGAGACCTATCTCGCCGATTTTCAGGGACGGGGCCCCACCTGGCTGTGGAACACGGCTTCGACGCTTTATGGCCCTGATGGACAGGTCATGGGCGCCATCGAATCCATTCGGGAAATCACTGAGCGCAAGCTGGCGGAGGCTGAAAAACAAAGTCTGGAGGAGCGGCTGCAACGGGCGGAAAAGATGGAGGCCCTGGGGACCCTGGCAGGGGGCGTGGCCCACGATTTAAACAATGTTCTGGGTATTATTGTCGGCTATTCGGAATTACTCCTTTATGACGTAGAGCCGTCAAGCCCGCTCAGGCCCGGTCTTTTAAATATTCTGGGCGGAAGCCAGAAGGCCGCCGCGATTGTCCAGGATTTGCTGACCATGGCCAGAAGGGGGGTGTCCAGCCGGCAGGTCCTAAACCTGAATAAGATTATCCTCGATTATCAGGATTCCCCGGAATTCGAGAATCTGTGTTCCTACCATTCTTCGGTAAAGATCAAGACCGATCTTGAACCGGATCTCTTGAACATCTCCGGTTCTTCCGTACACCTCGGCAAGGCGTTATTCAATCTGGTCTCAAATGCCGGTGAGGCTATGCCGAAGGGCGGCACCCTGACTATTAAAACCTCCAATCAGTATCTGGACAGACCGATCCAGGGATATGATGAGGTCCGAGAGGGAGACTATGTGGTCCTTTCCGTATCCGATACCGGGGAAGGGATACCGGCGGATGATCTGAAACGCATTTTTGAGCCGTTTTATACCAAGAAGGTTATGGGAAGAAGCGGGACCGGATTAGGGCTGGCTGTGGTCTGGGGTACGGTGAAGGATCATTATGGTTACATTAACGTTCAGAGCGAAGAGGGAAAGGGAAGCACCTTTACCCTTTATTTGCCGGTGACCAGAGAAGAAATCTCCACAGATCCTGTCAGAGTCTCGATTTCCGAATATATGGGGAACGGCGAATCCATTCTGATTGTTGATGATGTCAAGGGGCAGCGTGCTCTGGCAGAAGAAATGCTCAAGAAATTGAATTATACCGTGAAAAGCGTCTCCAGCGGAGATGAGGCCGTGGCCTACCTGAAGGCGCATACGGTGGATCTCTTGATTTTGGACATGATCATGGATCCCGGTATGGACGGACTGGACACTTACAAAAGAATCCTTGAGATCCATCCCCAACAGAAGGCGATCATCGTCAGCGGTTTTTCGGAGTCGGATCGGGTCCATTCCACCCAGACTCTCGGTGCCGGTGCCTACGTGAAAAAACCATATATCATGGAAAAAATGGGACTGGCCGTGAGAAAAGAGTTGGACCGAATCCAATGAACAGGCCTTTATACGGATCGGCCCTCAAACCTGTTAACTTATTGCAATCGACCTCGGCCAAATCTCTCTAAAACGTAATCGGACCCCGTCAAATAAAAAGGCTTGACCGCTATGTTTTTACATGCTAAAAACATAGCATGTCATCACAATGGCTAAAGATCGCCGGGCAGATCCGCCGGGTCCTAAACCGGTCCATGTTCCTGGAAAAACGGACCATTTTACATCATGCGGATCTCCGTCTTTATCCCTCGGAAATCCACCTGTTGCAGGTCATTAAAGAAGGAGAGGATCTGAGTGCCGGGGAAATGGCCCGGAAGTTGGGCCTCAGCAATGGCGCTGTTTCCCAGACCCTGAACCGGCTGGAAAAAAAAGGCGTTATCAAAAAAACCAAGGACCCGGCCCTTAAAAACAAGGTGACAGCCACCTTGAATGAGACCGGTAGGGGGGCCTTAAAACGATTTGAAGAAGGGCAGGAGGCAACGATGAAGGTTTTTTCCAGTTACCTGTCCGGATTATCGGAGAAGGAAAGAAGGATCATCGAGGGATTTCTTTCCCGCCTGGAGGAATTCCTGAAACGTCTGGAGTAGTTTTTTTTGCGTTATGTTTATAGTACCTAAAAACAAAACAAGACCATTAAATCAGGACCGAAATAACAGGAAAATAAAGGAGGGCGATTATGGGCAACAGGTTGTTGACCGGAATATGGCGGACTATGGTCGGGGTGCCTCCCAGTCTCTGGGAGAAACAAATTGAAAAATCGAGGCATAAAGTCAAAAAATCCCTTCGCTTCATGTCTCCGGACCACCGGAGGGTTCATCATTTTGTGGTCCGGGAGCTGCCGCGCTTCGGCCGGCCGATACCGGCTGAAATGGTGGCCCGGGAACTGGCCTTGTCCGGGGAGCAGACCGTTGCCATTTTGAAGGATCTGGAAGAACACCTGACCTTCCTGTGCCGGAATGGGCAGGGGCAGGTCGTCTGGGCCTATCCGGTGACGGTTGAAAAGACCCCACATCGAATTACCTTTGGCTCGGGGGAGCGGTTATACGCCGCCTGAGCGGTGGACGCTTTTGCGACGCCCTTCGTGCAAGGGCAATTGAGGCAGGAAGAGGTGCGCATTCAGGTTGAGACGGAATGCGCCCACTGTAAAAGACCCATGCAGAT from Deltaproteobacteria bacterium encodes:
- a CDS encoding response regulator, coding for MRLRESKLWLSQTIEFLPDATFAIDAQGKVTIWNRAIEDLTGIPASEMLGKGDYAYAVPFYGKPRPVMIDLALTPDQEISGSYVFFQQEDRRLVSETYLADFQGRGPTWLWNTASTLYGPDGQVMGAIESIREITERKLAEAEKQSLEERLQRAEKMEALGTLAGGVAHDLNNVLGIIVGYSELLLYDVEPSSPLRPGLLNILGGSQKAAAIVQDLLTMARRGVSSRQVLNLNKIILDYQDSPEFENLCSYHSSVKIKTDLEPDLLNISGSSVHLGKALFNLVSNAGEAMPKGGTLTIKTSNQYLDRPIQGYDEVREGDYVVLSVSDTGEGIPADDLKRIFEPFYTKKVMGRSGTGLGLAVVWGTVKDHYGYINVQSEEGKGSTFTLYLPVTREEISTDPVRVSISEYMGNGESILIVDDVKGQRALAEEMLKKLNYTVKSVSSGDEAVAYLKAHTVDLLILDMIMDPGMDGLDTYKRILEIHPQQKAIIVSGFSESDRVHSTQTLGAGAYVKKPYIMEKMGLAVRKELDRIQ
- a CDS encoding MarR family transcriptional regulator, with protein sequence MSSQWLKIAGQIRRVLNRSMFLEKRTILHHADLRLYPSEIHLLQVIKEGEDLSAGEMARKLGLSNGAVSQTLNRLEKKGVIKKTKDPALKNKVTATLNETGRGALKRFEEGQEATMKVFSSYLSGLSEKERRIIEGFLSRLEEFLKRLE